GGCGGGTGCCCGTCGCACAGGTCGTGGTGAAGTGGGCCGCCGCCCTCGCCGCCGCCGCACTGGCCGCCGTCTCCGCCGACGATCCCCAGTTCGTGCTGCTCGCGGGCGCGGCGGCGCTCGGGCTCGCCGCGCTCGCGCTGCGCGACGTGCTCGCCCCGGTGCGCGTCGCGGCGGACGCCGAGGCCGTCACCGTCGTCGCCGGGTACGCGGGCCGGCGGCGGATCCCGTGGGGCGAGGTCGCGGCCGTCCGGGTGGACGAGCGGCGGCGGCTGCTGCTCCACACGCGGCTGCTGGAGATCGAGACGGCCGACGACCTGCACCTGTTCAGCCGGTTCGACCTCGGCGCCGAGGTCGACGACGTCGCGGCCGTGCTCGGCGAGCTGCGCTACGGCAGCTCGGCCGGGGTCGGGTAGGACGGCTGCGCGCCGGGCCGGCGGACGGCGGCGGCGCCCGCGCGGGCAGCGTAGGCGGCCGCGTCGCTCAGGCCGTCGCCGCGTGCCAGGCGCAGGCAGAGCGCGGCGGTGAACGCGTCGCCCGCCCCGGTGGTGTCGACCGCCTCGACCTTCGGGGACGGGACGTGCGCCGTGCCGGACGCGTCGGCGACGAGCACCCCGTCGGCGCCGAGCGTGACGACGACCGACCGGGGCCCGCGCTTCAGGAGCGCCCCGGCCAGCGCGGCGGGCTCGCCGGGTTCCCCGCCGCCGAGCAGGTACGCGGCCTCGTGCTCGTTGACCACCAGCGGGTCGCACAGGGCGAGCAGGTCGGTGGGGACGGGCGCGGGCGGCGACAGGTTCAGCACCACCCGGCCGCCCGCCGCCGCGGCGGTGCGGGCCGCGGCCTGCACCGCCGGGAGCGGCACCTCCAGCTGGAAGGACACGACGGCCGCGCCCGCGATCATGTCGCGGGCGGCGGCGACGTCGGCGGGGGTGAGCCGGGCGTTGGCCCCGGGCGACACGATGATGCTGTTGTCGCCGTCCGGTCCGACGGTGATCAGCGCGACGCCGCTCGGCCCGGACGTCGTCGCCAGGTGGGCGAGGTCGACGCCGTCGGCGGCGAGCGCGTCGCGCAGCAGGCGGCCGTGGCCGTCGTCGCCGACCCGGCCGACGATCCCGGTGCGGCCGCCGAGCCGGGCGGCGGCGACCGCCTGGTTGGCGCCCTTGCCGCCCGGGTGGACGACCAGGTCGGAGCCGAGGACGGTCTCCCCGGGCGCGGGCCGCCGGTCCACCCCGATCACCAGGTCGGCGTTGACCGAGCCGACCACGACGACTTCCCACATCACGGTGTTCCTCCGGCTCAGTCGTTGACGAACTGCGAGGCGTTCTCGCGGGTGGCGATCTTGACGGGCACCGGCGCGTCGGCCGGGAGGTCCTCGCCGCCCGCCGCCTTCAGCGCGCTGTCCACGGCCATCTTGCCGAGCAGCCGGGGCTGCTGCGCGACGGACGCGTTCATCGTGCCGTTCTGCACGGCCTCGATCCCGGCCGGAGTCCCGTCGAAGCCGACGACCTTGACCTCGTCGCCCGCGCGGTCGCCGAGCGCCTTGATCGCGCCGAGCGCCATCTCGTCGTTCTCGGCGAACACGCCGTCGATGTCGGGGTGCGACTGCAGCAGGTTCGTCATGACGTTCAGGCCCTTGGTGCGGTCGAAGTCCGCGGGCTGCTCGGCGACGACCTCGATGCCGGAGTGCTCGGCGATGCCCTCCGCGAAGCCCTGCCCGCGTTCGCGGGAGGCCGACGCGCCGGGCTGCCCCTGCAGGACCACGATCTCGCCCTTGCCGCCGAGCAGCTTCGCCATCTCGTCGGCGGCCAGCCGCCCGCCCTCGACGTTGTCGGACGCGACGAGCTGCGCGACGTCGGCGCCGTTGACCGTCCGGTCGGCGGCGATCACCGGGATGTCCGCGCGGTTCGCGGCCTGCACGGCGGGCGCGGCGGCGTCGGAGTCCACCGGGTTGACGATGATCGCGTCCATGCCCTGGCTCACGTAGTTCTGCACCTGGTTGACCTGCTGGGACGCGTCGTTCTGCGCGTCCGAGACGGTCAGGTCCACGCCGCGCCGCGCCGCCTCGGCCTGCGCGCCGTCGCGGAACTGCACGAAGAACGGGTTGTTGAGGGTGGACACCGACAGGCCGACCTTGGTGCCGCCCCCGGCGGCCCCGCCGCCGTTGCCGCCGGTCAGCGCCAGCCCGGCGGACAGGGCGACGATCACCGCGACGGCCGCGCCGCCGCCCGCCCAGAACGTCCGGGGACCGAACTTCACCCCGCGCCGCCGGACGGTGTCCAGCAGGACGGCGAGGGCGATGACGACGCCGATGACGACCTGCTGCCAGAACGCCGACACCGACAGCAGGTTCAGGCCGTTGCGCAGCACCGCCAGGATCAGCGCGCCGACCAGGGTGCCGAATGCCCGGCCCTTGCCGCCCGACAGGCTCGCGCCGCCGATGACGACCGCCGCGATCGCGTCCAGCTCGTACCCCTCGGCGGCCTGCGGCTGCGCGGACGCCAGCCGGGACGCCAGCACGATGCCCGCGACGGCCGCGAACGCGCCCGACAGCGCGTAGGTGACGAGCTTCTGCCGGTCGACGCGGATGCCCGACAGCCGCGCCGCCTCCTCGTTGCCGCCGATCGCGTACATCGCGCGGCCGCTGTAGGTGCGGGCGAGGATCAGCGCCGTCAGCAGCCCCATCACGATCATGACGAGGACGGGCACCGGCAGGTACTCGCCGATGGTGTCGCCCAGGTGGGTGACCGCGCCGGGGAACGCGATCGGGCTGCCGTCGGAGATGACCAGCGCCAAGCCGCGGGCGATGCCGAGCATCGCGAGGGTCGCGATGAACGGCGGCAGCTTCCCGTAGGTGATCAGCAGCCCGTTGACGAGCCCCGCCGCGAGACCGGCCACGATCGCGAACACGAGCGCGACCGGCCACGGCATGCCCTGTTCCGTCGCCGTCCAGGCCAGGACGACCGCCGACAGCGCGGCGACCGAGCCGACCGACAGGTCGATCCCGGCGGTGACGATCACGAACGTGGCGCCGAACGCCAGGATCGCGACGACCGCGGCCTGCACGCCGACGTTCAGCAGGTTCGTCACCGTGAGGAAGTCGTCGGAGGCGACGGCGAGTGCCAGCACCAGGATCACCAGGCCGGCCAGCGCGCCGTTCTCCCCCAGCAGCCGCGCGGTGGTCCGCAGCGCGCCGCCGTCCCGGGCCGGGCCTCCCTCCGGCCGCTTGCGCAGGGTTTCAGTGGACATCGTTCATTCCTTCACGTCGTCGTGGCCGGACACGGCCAGCGCCATCACCGTGTCCTGTGTCGCCTCGCCGGCCGGCAGCTCGCCGGCGATCCCGCCCCGTGCCATCACGAGGATCCGGTCGCTCATCCCCAGCACCTCGGGCAGGTCGCTGGAGATCATCAGCGCCGCGTGCCCGGACGCCGTCAGGTCGTTGATCAGCCGGTAGATCTCGACCTTCGCGCCGACGTCGATGCCGCGCGTCGGCTCGTCCAGGATCAGCACCTTCGCGTCGGCCAGCAGCCACTTGCCGATCACGACCTTCTGCTGGTTGCCGCCCGACAGCGTGCGGACCTCCTGCGCGAGACCGCTCATCCGCACGTTGAGGCGGCCCGCGATCTCGCCCGCGCCGCGCCGCTGCCCGGCCCGGTCCACGACCCCGCCGCGGCTCGCGCGGCCCAGCGTGACCAGGCCGAGGTTCTCCTGCACGTCCGCGCCGAGGACGAGGCCCTGCCCCTTGCGGTCCTCGGGGACGAGGCCGAGCCCGGCCTTCATCGCGGCCTGCACGTCCCCGGGCGGCAGCGCGCGCCCGTCCACCCGCACCTCGCCCGCGTCCGGACGGTCCGCGCCGAACACCGCGCGGGCGACCTCGGTGCGGCCCGCGCCGACCAGCCCCGCCAGGCCGACGACCTCGCCCGCGCGGACCTCGAACGAGACGTCCCGGAAGACGCCCTCGCGGGCCAGGCCGCGCACCTCCAGCAGGGCCGGGCCCGGCTCGGTGCGCTCGCGCGGGTACTGCGCGTCGATGGACCGGCCGACCATCAGCCGGACGAGTTCCTCCTCCGGCGTGTCCGCGGGCACCTCGGCGACCGAGCGGCCGTCCCGCAGCACCGTCACCCGGTCGCCGATCCGGGCGATCTCCTCCAGATGGTGCGTGATGAAGATGATCGCCACGCCCTCCTCGCGGAGCCGCGCGACGATCTCGAACAGCCGGTCGACCTCGCCCGTCGTGAGGACGGCCGTCGGCTCGTCCATGATCAGGACGCGGGCGTCCAGGCCGAGCGCCTTCGCGATCTCGACCATCTGGCTGCGCGCGATGCCCAGCCCCGCCATCCTGTCGCCGGGCTCGGCGGCGATCCCCACGCGCGCCAGCAGGTCGCGGGCGGCCGCGTTCATCGCGCGCCGGTCGACGAGGCCGAACCGGCGCGGCGGCCGCCCGAGGAACAGGTTCTCGGCCACCGTCAGCTCGGGGACGAGGTTGAACTCCTGGTAGATGGTCGCGATGCCGAGTTCCTCGGCGTCCTGCGCGGACCGGATCCGCACCTCGCGCCCGTCCACCTCGATCGTCCCCTCGTCGGGACGGTGCGCGCCGGACAGCGCCTTGATCAGCGTGCTCTTCCCGGCGCCGTTCTCGCCGAGCAGCACGTGCACCTCGCCGGGACGCAGCGCGAAGTCCACGCCGTCCAGCGCCACCACGCCCGGGAACGTCTTGCGCAAGTTCCGGACGCGCAGTATCTCCGCGTCGTCTGCACCGGTCACAGCGGGCGCCTCCCTTCGGTCTCGTCGGTTCCCTGTTCGGCGGGCTCGCCGCACGAGCGGCGCACCACCAGCCGCGCGTCCAGTACCACCGGCTCCACCGGGCGGCCGTCGATCCGGTCCAGCAGCGCGCGGACCGCGCGGCGGCCGAGCTCCTGCACCGGCTGGCCGATCGCGGTGATCGGCGGGTCGAGATGGGTGAACCAGGGGACGTCGTCGTAGGACGCCAGCGCGACGTCCCCCGGGATCGCGAGGCCCCGCGCGCGGATCTCGTCCAGCGCGCCGAGGGCCATCAGGTTGTCCCCCGCGAAGATCGCCTCGGGGGGTTCGGGCAGGTCGAGCAGCCGCGCGGCGCCCGCCCGTCCGCTCGCCGCCTGGAAGTCGCCCGCCTGCACGTAGCCCGGGGGGACCGGCAGCCCGCAGGCGCGCAGCGCGGCGGTGAACGCCGCCGTGCGCTCCCGGCCGGTCGACAGCAGCGCCGGCCCGGACACGAACGCGATGCGGCGGCGCCCGAGGGCCGCCAGGTGCGCGACCAGCTCCCCGATCGCGGCCGTCCCGTCCGCCCGCACGGTCGGGACGTCCAGGCCGGGGAGCGTCCGGTCGAGGAACACCAGCGGGCCGCCGTCGCGGACGACGTCGCGCACCAGCGGCGTCACCTCGGCCGTCGGGCACAGCAGCAGCCCGTCCACCCGCTGTTCGAGCAGCGTCCGGACGTAGTGGTCCTGGCGCTCGGGCCGCTCGTCGGCGTTGCCGATCACCACGGAGTACCCGGCGCCGCGCGCCTCGTCCTCGACCGCGCGGGCCAGCTCGGTGAAGAACGGGTTGAGGATGTCGCCGATGACCAGCCCGATCGTCCGGGTCGTGTCGGTGCGCAGCGAGCGGGCGACCGCGTTGGGCCGGTAGCCCAGCTCCGCGACGGCCGCCAGCACCCGCGCCCGCGTTTCCGGCGTCACCCGGGCGCTGTCGTTGAGCACCCGCGAGACGGTCGCGACCGACACGCCGGCACGGCGCGCGACGTCCTTGGCGCCGGTCATCCCGCCTCCCCCGCGATCATCTGTGTAATCGTTTTCACGCTCGTCTTGTAAACGTTTACACGACGCATCGCATTCCATGCAAGTCCACCCCTCGCCGACCCCTCGCACGACGGGCGGCGGGGGTCAGCGGAGGTAGAGCTCCGAGAGATCGACGACGTCCGAGAGTTCCTCGACCGTTCCGTAGTAGCCCTGGCCCACCAGCACGCCGCCCCTGGTCACCAGCAGGGCGGTGTCGCCCTGCACGCCCATGAACTCGGCCCACACGCGATGCGCCCCCGCCAGCCGTACCGCCGTCACCTGCAGCCCGCCCGGCCCGACCCAGCTCGCACCCTCGTCCCCCATGTACAGAACGTTACGATCATGTACGCTCCGGAGTCACAGCAGGGTGTGGGGGGTGTCAGCCGATGCAGAGGCCGGGTGCGCGGATGACGGTGCACGGCTTTCGGTGCGGGTCATCGCCGGAACCGGACGGGCGCCGGGCGCGTCGGACGGGCGTCCGGTCCATCGCCCGAGGAGGGGTCATGGCCTTGCGGTCGCTGGTCGCGATCACGGCGCTCGGCAGCGCGCTGGCGGTGCTCGGCTGCGCCGACGCGGAAGCACGACCGCCCGGCGGGACGCCGGGCGAGACGCGGGGCGGCGACCGGACGGTGCGGGTGGGCGAGGAGTTCACGCTCGCGCCCGGGAACGCGGCGCGGACGGCCGGCGGGTTCGCGGTGCGGTTCGCGGGGGTCGCCGAGGACGGGCGATGCCCGCGGGAGGTGCAGTGCGTGTGGGAGGGCGACGCGGCGGTGACCGTCGAGATCACCGCCGCGGGTGCGTCGCCCGTCGTGCGGGAGCTGCACACCGGCCGCCGGTTCGCCGCGGAGACGACCGTCGGCGGGCGCACGGTGCGCCTGCTGGGCCTGTCCCCCGCGGCGCGGCGGGACGGGGTGCCCGCCGCGCGATACCGGGCCCGGCTGACGATCGGGTGATCAGGCCCCGGCGTCGAAGGTGGCCGGGTCGGGGCCGACGCGGGTGCCCTTGTCCAGCTCGCCGATGCGCTTCATGTCGTCCGCGGTCAGCTCGAAACCGAACACGTCGATGTTCTCGGCGATGCGCGACGGCGTCACCGACTTGGGGATGACGACGTTGCCGAGCTGCAGGCTCCAGCGCAGCGCCACCTGCGCGGGCGAGCGGCCGTGCGCGCGGCCGATCTCGGCGAGCGCCGGGTCGTCCAGCAGGCCCTGGCCCTGCCCCAGCGGCGACCACGCCTCGGTGCGGATGCCGTGGTCGGCGTGGAAGGCGCGCAGGCCCGCCTGCTGCAGGTACGGGTGCAGCTCGATCTGGTTGAGCACGGGGACGACGTCGGTCTCGTCCAGGACGTGCCGCAGCGTCTCGACGGTGAAGTTCGAGACGCCGATCGAGCGGGCGCGGCCGTCGCGCCGCAGTTCCTCCAGCGCGCGCCACGTCTCCAGGTACGTGCCGTGCTGCGGCATCGGCCAGTGGATCAGGTAAAGGTCGACGTAGTCGAGGCCTAGGCGTTCCAGGCTGGTGTCGAAGGCGCGCAGCGCCTTGTCGCGTCCGTGGTCGCCGTTCCACAGCTTCGTCGTGACGAACAGCTCCTCGCGCGGGACGCCCGACGCGCGCAGCGCCCGTCCGGTGCCGCGCTCGTTCTGGTAGACGGCGGCGGTGTCGATGCTGCGGTAGCCGTTCTCCAGCGCCGCCGTCACGGCCTGCTCGGCCCCGTCGTCGGGCACCTGGAAGACCCCGAAGCCCAGCTGCGGCATGGCGCGGCCGTCGATGAGGTCCACGTTCGGTACGGTCACTGTTCCGTCCCCCCTCTGGCGGTGCACGTGCGGTTGCGTTCGTGCCCGGTCGAATCTGGCTGAATCCGTGCGATCACGACGGATCGCGGTCGCGCTGGGCGCGGACGACCTCCGCGAAGGCCTCCTTGAAGGCGGCGTAGCGGTCGGCGCCCAGGTTGTCGGCGTGGCGGTGTTCCATGTCGGCGAGGATCGCGCGGGCCTTGGCGATCTCGTCGAGCCCGTGCTCGGTGGGGACGACGCGTTTGGCGCGGCGGTCGTCCGGGTCGGGTTCGCGGCGGACGTAGCCGAGCGCGGCGAGCTCGTCGACGATCGTGCCGACGATCTGCTTGTGCTGGCCGGTGCGCGCGGCCAATTCCGTCGCGCGCGCGCCGTCCCGGCCGAGGAAGGCCAGGACGCTCCCGTGCCGTGGGCGCACGTCGGGGTGCCCCTGTTCGGCGAGCCGCTCGAAGAGTTCGTCCTGCAGTGCCCGCATCAGCTGACCGGCCAGCATGCCCAAGTCGGGACCTCCTCGTCGCTCGTCCATCTTCCCCCCCAATTTAGTCACGAAG
The nucleotide sequence above comes from Actinomadura algeriensis. Encoded proteins:
- a CDS encoding ribokinase; translation: MWEVVVVGSVNADLVIGVDRRPAPGETVLGSDLVVHPGGKGANQAVAAARLGGRTGIVGRVGDDGHGRLLRDALAADGVDLAHLATTSGPSGVALITVGPDGDNSIIVSPGANARLTPADVAAARDMIAGAAVVSFQLEVPLPAVQAAARTAAAAGGRVVLNLSPPAPVPTDLLALCDPLVVNEHEAAYLLGGGEPGEPAALAGALLKRGPRSVVVTLGADGVLVADASGTAHVPSPKVEAVDTTGAGDAFTAALCLRLARGDGLSDAAAYAARAGAAAVRRPGAQPSYPTPAELP
- a CDS encoding ABC transporter permease/substrate-binding protein — encoded protein: MSTETLRKRPEGGPARDGGALRTTARLLGENGALAGLVILVLALAVASDDFLTVTNLLNVGVQAAVVAILAFGATFVIVTAGIDLSVGSVAALSAVVLAWTATEQGMPWPVALVFAIVAGLAAGLVNGLLITYGKLPPFIATLAMLGIARGLALVISDGSPIAFPGAVTHLGDTIGEYLPVPVLVMIVMGLLTALILARTYSGRAMYAIGGNEEAARLSGIRVDRQKLVTYALSGAFAAVAGIVLASRLASAQPQAAEGYELDAIAAVVIGGASLSGGKGRAFGTLVGALILAVLRNGLNLLSVSAFWQQVVIGVVIALAVLLDTVRRRGVKFGPRTFWAGGGAAVAVIVALSAGLALTGGNGGGAAGGGTKVGLSVSTLNNPFFVQFRDGAQAEAARRGVDLTVSDAQNDASQQVNQVQNYVSQGMDAIIVNPVDSDAAAPAVQAANRADIPVIAADRTVNGADVAQLVASDNVEGGRLAADEMAKLLGGKGEIVVLQGQPGASASRERGQGFAEGIAEHSGIEVVAEQPADFDRTKGLNVMTNLLQSHPDIDGVFAENDEMALGAIKALGDRAGDEVKVVGFDGTPAGIEAVQNGTMNASVAQQPRLLGKMAVDSALKAAGGEDLPADAPVPVKIATRENASQFVND
- a CDS encoding sugar ABC transporter ATP-binding protein — its product is MTGADDAEILRVRNLRKTFPGVVALDGVDFALRPGEVHVLLGENGAGKSTLIKALSGAHRPDEGTIEVDGREVRIRSAQDAEELGIATIYQEFNLVPELTVAENLFLGRPPRRFGLVDRRAMNAAARDLLARVGIAAEPGDRMAGLGIARSQMVEIAKALGLDARVLIMDEPTAVLTTGEVDRLFEIVARLREEGVAIIFITHHLEEIARIGDRVTVLRDGRSVAEVPADTPEEELVRLMVGRSIDAQYPRERTEPGPALLEVRGLAREGVFRDVSFEVRAGEVVGLAGLVGAGRTEVARAVFGADRPDAGEVRVDGRALPPGDVQAAMKAGLGLVPEDRKGQGLVLGADVQENLGLVTLGRASRGGVVDRAGQRRGAGEIAGRLNVRMSGLAQEVRTLSGGNQQKVVIGKWLLADAKVLILDEPTRGIDVGAKVEIYRLINDLTASGHAALMISSDLPEVLGMSDRILVMARGGIAGELPAGEATQDTVMALAVSGHDDVKE
- a CDS encoding MarR family winged helix-turn-helix transcriptional regulator — its product is MLAGQLMRALQDELFERLAEQGHPDVRPRHGSVLAFLGRDGARATELAARTGQHKQIVGTIVDELAALGYVRREPDPDDRRAKRVVPTEHGLDEIAKARAILADMEHRHADNLGADRYAAFKEAFAEVVRAQRDRDPS
- a CDS encoding aldo/keto reductase, producing the protein MPQLGFGVFQVPDDGAEQAVTAALENGYRSIDTAAVYQNERGTGRALRASGVPREELFVTTKLWNGDHGRDKALRAFDTSLERLGLDYVDLYLIHWPMPQHGTYLETWRALEELRRDGRARSIGVSNFTVETLRHVLDETDVVPVLNQIELHPYLQQAGLRAFHADHGIRTEAWSPLGQGQGLLDDPALAEIGRAHGRSPAQVALRWSLQLGNVVIPKSVTPSRIAENIDVFGFELTADDMKRIGELDKGTRVGPDPATFDAGA
- a CDS encoding LacI family DNA-binding transcriptional regulator; its protein translation is MTGAKDVARRAGVSVATVSRVLNDSARVTPETRARVLAAVAELGYRPNAVARSLRTDTTRTIGLVIGDILNPFFTELARAVEDEARGAGYSVVIGNADERPERQDHYVRTLLEQRVDGLLLCPTAEVTPLVRDVVRDGGPLVFLDRTLPGLDVPTVRADGTAAIGELVAHLAALGRRRIAFVSGPALLSTGRERTAAFTAALRACGLPVPPGYVQAGDFQAASGRAGAARLLDLPEPPEAIFAGDNLMALGALDEIRARGLAIPGDVALASYDDVPWFTHLDPPITAIGQPVQELGRRAVRALLDRIDGRPVEPVVLDARLVVRRSCGEPAEQGTDETEGRRPL
- a CDS encoding PH domain-containing protein, encoding MAEREWRVPVAQVVVKWAAALAAAALAAVSADDPQFVLLAGAAALGLAALALRDVLAPVRVAADAEAVTVVAGYAGRRRIPWGEVAAVRVDERRRLLLHTRLLEIETADDLHLFSRFDLGAEVDDVAAVLGELRYGSSAGVG